A genomic region of Lagopus muta isolate bLagMut1 chromosome 19, bLagMut1 primary, whole genome shotgun sequence contains the following coding sequences:
- the ARRDC1 gene encoding arrestin domain-containing protein 1: MGKVQLFEIRLGESRVIYSPGEPLAGTVTVRLSGSLQYRAIKVSCVGFCGVSNKINDTAWTVEEQYFNTTLSLADKGVLSAGEHNFSFQFLLPASAPTSFEGPFGKVLHQVKAVIDTPRFSKDYKCNKIFYVLCPLNLNDILDIEQPNTMSVTKKFNYKLVKSGNVVLTATSDLKGYIVGQVIQLRTDIENKSGRDTGAVVASLLQKVAYKSKRWIYDLRTIAEVEGSGVKAWKHAEWKEQILVPALPQSILQGCSLIHIDYYIQVSLKSPEVSVTLPIYIGNIAVNRVPLSPSRSVQHLPSAVVPSAPPEEEEAAGGYHPMDNVLIPTKSHSQQQPFSYAPGLSFQEADSEQTGSPNHPTLCLSTGATIPYYAEGNVVPVPTASSLILPPEYSTWGYPYEAPPSYEQSCSSANSSISNGN; encoded by the exons ATGGGGAAGGTGCAGCTGTTCGAGATCCGCCTGGGAGAGAGCCGCGTCATCTACAGCCCCGGCGAGCCGCTGGCCGGCACCGTCACCGTGCGGCTCTCGGGCTCGCTGCAGTACCGAG CCATCAAGGTGAGCTGCGTTGGATTCTGTGGAGTGTCAAACAAGATCAATGACACTGCCTGGACCGTGGAGGAACAGTATTTCAACACCACACTGTCTCTGGCAGACAAAG GAGTCCTTTCAGCTGGGGAGCACAACTTTTCGTTCCAGTTCCTGCTGCCAG CCTCTGCTCCTACATCATTTGAAGGTCCTTTTGGCAAGGTCCTCCATCAGGTGAAAGCTGTGATAGACACACCTCGCTTCTCCAAGGACTACAAGTGCAACAAGATCTTTTATGTTCTCTGCCCTCTCAACTTGAACGACATCCTTGATATTGAG cagcccaacACTATGTCTGTTACCAAGAAGTTCAACTACAAGCTCGTGAAAAGCGGCAACGTTGTCCTGACAGCCACCTCAGATCTGAAGGGGTACATTGTGGGGCAAGTGATCCAGCTCCGCACAGACATAGAGAACAAATCAGGCCGGGACACCGGGGCTGTGGTAGCCAGCCTACTGCAG AAAGTGGCCTACAAATCCAAGCGTTGGATTTACGACCTGAGGACCATCGCAGAGGTGGAAGGTTCAGGAGTGAAAGCCTGGAAACATGCGGAATGGAAGGAGCAGATCCTTGTTCCAGCACTGCCCCAGTCCATTCTGCAGGGCTGTAGCCTCATACATATCGATTACTATATCCAG gtTTCCCTCAAGTCACCGGAGGTTTCAGTCACCCTTCCCATTTATATTGGCAACATTGCAGTGAACAGGGTCCCCCTGAGCCCTTCCCGGTCTGTCCAGCACCTGCCATCTGCAGTGGTACCCAGTGCCCCCCcggaggaagaggaggcagcCGGCGGTTATCACCCCATGGACAATGTCTTGATCCCCACCAAAAGccattcccagcagcagccattcAGCTACGCCCCAGGACTGAGCTTCCAGGAAGCGGACTCGGAGCAGACAGGCTCCCCAAATCACCCCACCCTCTGCCTCTCGACAGGAGCCACCATCCCTTACTACGCCGAGGGAAACGTGGTGCCCGTGCCCACTGCTAGCTCGCTCATTTTGCCTCCAGAATACAGCACGTGGGGCTACCCATACG agGCACCTCCATCCtatgagcagagctgcagcagtgccaacTCCAGCATCAGCAATGGCAACTAA